The following is a genomic window from Motacilla alba alba isolate MOTALB_02 chromosome 24, Motacilla_alba_V1.0_pri, whole genome shotgun sequence.
GCCAAGAGGGGACACCTGTGACTTTGCCAGGCCCACCTGAGTCGTGCACGGGGGAGCGCAGCTTGACCAGGGCGATGTCGTTGTCCTTGGGGGACGCGGGTGTCACCTCCGCCAGGAACACCTTCTCCACGGCGATGCTGGCAGCGCCCGACAGGAGGTCAGAGCCGGCCTTCACACGCCAGCTCTGGATGATGGGGTTGTTCCTGTGCGCAGACAGCGCTGTCACCGCCCGTCCCCAGGACAGAGCCGTGGATCCCGGGAGATCGGAGCCGCTCGGAGCCCACTCACTTGAAGCAGTGCGCGGCCGTCAGCACCCAGCCGGGCCCGATGATGCTGCCCCCGCAGATGTGCTCCTTCCTGTACTGCAGGCTCACCTGCCAGGGCCACGCCTCGATGGCGGCCGGGCTGCCCCCCAGCACCCGCGGGGTCCGCACGCTCTGCCCGCAGTCTGTCAGGGGACACACACGGGGGACGCGGCAAAGCGAggctcccagggacagcagcgTGGCCACGGTGCCTCGTCCCCGCAGCGCTGCTGTCACCCCTCATCCCCAGGCTTGCTGGAAGGGGTCCAGCCaccccctgcctgctccagccccccGGAATAATTAGTCTAATCAGGGTAATTTGCCGGTAAAGGTAAAGCCATGCGGGCAGCTGGGTAAGCCTCCCTTAGGTGTTTCATGGCTGGGAGGTTTGTGCTGGCTTAACGAGGTGAGCAGTAATTAAATCCATCTTTCCTCGCGCAAACACTGTGGAATGGGCTTGGGATGGAGCCACGCTCCCAACAGGGCCGTGCCAGGAGAGAGGCCCCGGTGCCCACAAGGCCCAGGCGCCATCGTGGTACTTACTGGAACAAAAGAGCGACACAACCAGCCCCGAGAGGCActtcctgcaggaggaaggagaagagctGGGTTTGGCTCCTCTGCCAGGCACCAGGGGCTCCTGCTGAGGGGAGTCCACACCGTCCCCACTCACCTGCCTGGCTCAAGCACCTGGAGGCTCCCGTTGCTCAGCACAACCTCGCGGGGAGGCAGAGGCTGCCCCGCGCTCACCTCCACGCCCTGGAAAGATGGGGTGCTGGAAGACACCGGGGGACAGGGCTTCAGGTGCGGGGGAGCACAGGCACTGGATCCCACAGGAAAAAGGGGCTTCTGTGGGACACGGGTGCCAAAGTGGGGACGTCACAGCCCTGGAGGGCCCGGGGACAGGAGCAACTGAAGGAGGGGAGAGAAttccctgctgtgcagaggagtgagcaggctctggcagagctcagggggcTCCTTGCTGTTGCATTTGGGACCTGGAAAACGCCCGGTTTGCCTCAGCCTGGGCTCCTACAGTGGCTCAAACACCAGAACCCCTCTCGAAAGGGAAGTGCAGGGCGCTGAGCCTCGCTCCCCaggtgagctgtgctggcacccggggctgctctggggagggcagggctgcaggtaGGGGGcatggaggcagagcaggagcagggcagggtgcccGTGggctgtgacagagcagggcacagcactcTGCTCTCACGggaggctgccagggctccgagccagctcctggggaccCGCAGAGTGCTCTTTGTGCTAAGGACCCAGTGAAACCATTagtgcagagctctgagtgctTCACACGTCAGCAGAGCCCCGCTCCAGAAGAGCTTTtaaggaggagggaagggcaaGCCGGGCAAGCAGCCGGGTACCTGCTGTAGCCCATCtgctcacaggcagctctggccaGCGCCGGGGTGAAGTGGTCGTGGCACACACAGGACCAGGTCCTGGTGTGCCTCTGGAGCACCTGCAGGATGGATCTGTCTTTGGAAACGCGGGCTGCAGGCAGACACAAAGTCAGCTTTGGCGCGGGGTGGccgcagcagcccagccccccGAGCTCTGGCGGGGCGTCCTGCACTCACCCCCGGCTGGTGGCCCCTCGGGGACCCACTGGGGACAGTTGGCCTCGTCCTCGCCCTGCAGACAGTCCAGCTGCCCGTCACACACCTGCTTCAGCGGCACCAGCTTCAGGGGCTGCTTGCAGAACAGGTAGTGGTGGTCCAGGTAAATCTTCACTGGAGGGAGAGGGGGGCTCAGTGCcgagctccagctcctgggcaggctcagggctgcCTCGGGGGGatcagcagggagctggctctgtgtttgctgagctgtgcccatggggaaggagggggagagagcAAGAGCTGTACCCAGGAACCCGATGGCCACCAAGCAGGCGAGGGTGAGCACCACGGCCAGCACCAGGATCCCGACCCGCCTGAAGGACTCCGATGCCCTGGAGGATTTGGGTCTCATGCAGGGACCTGCAACACAGAGGAGGGTGGCCCTGCATGGCCGGGCTCAGCCTGGCGCCGCTCATCTCCCCCAGCTCCCGCCGGTGTTACCTCTGCCGTCGAGCCGCTCCGAGGCCGAGTCCTGCAAACCAGAGAGGAAACCAGTCACGAGCTGGAAGAGCAGGCAGACAGCAGCTGGAAGGCcgcaggggcagctgcagccagggcagttGGCCCCGTGGTGAGCtcacagcccagggagggcagcagggatgagcagggacactgccccGACCTTCACCTGAGCTTCTGGGAATGGGGGTGGCTTGTCCTGTGGTGACAACGCCCGGCTCTGGGTCACCCAGGGTCACCTGCTGCCTTGTTCCCGCAGACACCGCCTGAGCAGTTCCAGTAACTGGCTCGCATGGCACAGAGTTACTGCCATTAACACACCTGAGGCTTAAAAAGTCACAGGCGTTGCGACAGAGGCGCCTTCTGCCGCGCACTGACACCCTGAGTCAAAATACACACGCCTgcggggctggggcacagggatgtcACCACGGGGGGGTTGTGGCTCCGGCAGGGTCAGAAGCAGGGTGGCACAGCCCCGGTGCTCCCTGCcggcctgcagcagctccggaGGAACCAGCCCGAGCCAGGGGAACCTGCGCTCCCAGGGCGGGGAGGGAGCGAGGGCTGTGCCGCTGCTAAGAGACCGGGTAAACACAGccggggctgcagaggggatgACTCAGGCATCGATCCGCTTGAGCTGCTCAGAACTATCTCACAGTGATCCTCCTGTAACAGCTCCGTGTACGAGAAACCCCCGGCCTCGGGCGGGCAGGCGCTGTGAGCCCGTGCTCGGCGCCGGTGGGGGGCTGAAGCCCAGAGCCCCTTCGGGAGGGTCCAGGGGGGCACTGTCGGTGTCTGTTCCGTGCTTTCCAGCCGTGCTTGTGCCGTGCCACAGAGCAGCCGTCTGGAAAGGTGTTCCTGCTGCGCcgagcctgctccctgccagccccagggcgctcttctcttttgctgctgtttctgggcTCTGCCACCCCAGGTAAGACAAGGTTTTTGCACGAGCAGAGGTGAGGAGGGTTAAACCCGCTGTGATAAACCCGCAGATCCAGGCGCACggtccagcagggctggggctttgGGAGCCTTTGCTCCAAGCGCTGAGCCCCGAGAGCAGCCCGGTCTGGAGGCGATGGTGTTTGTCACACCGGAGGAGAGCAGAGGTCCCTGCGCCATCCCAGGCTCAGAGGCTtggcagagcagggtggggCATGTGGCACGGCCGAAGGGGGCTGTGTGCCAAGGTCAGAGGAGAGgggagccctccctgcccggGTCACCGTGCCAGGGCATGTTCAGCCATGCACACACACCCTTCCAGCAGGGTTTTACAGCGAGTGCCAAGCCATTATCCCTGGGCTGGCTCACAAAGGCAGCCTGGCTCGGTGAGCCAGGAGCTGTTGCCTCCCTGTCGTGTCCCTGCAGcgtggctggggctgctggttCTGGGaacaagcagtgacctgtgcagGGGAGGACTGGGTCCTGCCTGGTGCTgtgtggctgtgccccagcacgTTGAGTCTGGCTCCTTGAGGAAATGCCAGCAGCCTTCCTCCCAAAGCCGGGCTCAGCTGGCACCCGTGCCGAGTGTGGGCAGCTTGTGCCAAATTCCCCAGCCCTGGAcgggctgtgctcagctcctggggtgCAGAGCCTGTTTGCtggtggcagggagctgctgggagcaggaggggagggtgggcaggggaaCCTGGGCCCTGCACCTCCCATCTGGCTGCCCTTCCTGAGCCACCTCTCTGCGGAGAAGGGAAGAACTCCCGGAGGCCTGGCAGCTTTGTAACGCTGCCCCAacctctgccagcccagggcacgtGGGGCAGGTCCTTCCTCATGCTGACCTCCTGTGTCACCCGGGCCTGGGCCGGGCACCTCGTGGATAATGGGATGCTAACGGTTCCCTGTGGGAACAGTCCCGGGTTGTGATGGATCCTGCAGgccccactgcagcagcacggctgcccctctgtccccacactgcccattcctgtccccatcacgtcctccctgctgggctcctttCCGAGACCCCGGCTCTGGTGGGGATGCAGATGAGATGGGTGAGATGGGTGATTATtggcttttgggttttgttttttttttttttgcattttcttcagtcCATTAACCTCTTCTGTTTCAAAGGGATTCAGAGCTTGGGGCTGCCTCTCAACTCCTCCCAAGCCCCCactgtgagcaggagctgcactggtTAAATCCAAAGCCAGGGAGGGCTCCTGCACATGATTTCCTGCAGATCTCCATGCTACCGTGACTAATTGAGCTCCCTTGCTGCCTTCTGGAGCACTCCATGGCACCGTGGAGCCACATCCCAGGCTCAGCTGcgccagtgccagcccaggagcCGTGGAGTTCTGCTGAGCCTCTTCCCCCTTTCAGCAGGGATCCGTGCTGGGGGTGCAGggtgtgctgagctgggctccatccctccctcgGGAGCAGCTGGGACCTTCCCTCACCAAGCCGAGCTTTGCAGGGTGATCAGATTCCGAGGGTGACTCCTTGGCTGCGGGATTTACCCCGTGGGTGTGTGCAGACACTGCAGGGAGCGAGTTCCCCACCCTGCAGGGGTTTGGTGGCCGTGGCTCCTCCTGCACAGGGCGCTGCAGGTGTGtcccctgtgctgagcagggccgccggcagcggggctgggagggccTGGCCCTCCCCCAGGCGGTGCCCAGGAGGGGGATGAGACCCTTCAGGAGGTCCTGTTCCCCTTGGCATGGAGGACACTGCCTTGCTTGTCTGCTGCCCGGGCCgggagagggaaaggcagcTCTCCCTCCCAGAAATGCGGGAGGGAGAGCTCAGGGGGCAGCCAAGCTCCGTGCCCAGCCACAGAGGGGTGTGAGGAGCAGGGGAACCCCTTCCTTGGCTCCCAAGCTCCGTGCCCAGCCACGGAGGTGTGTGAGCAGCAGGGGAACCCCTTCCTTGGCTCCCAAGCTCCGTGCCCAGCCATGGAGGGGTGTGAGGAGCAGGGGAACCCCTTCCTTGGCTCCCAAGCTCCGTGCCCAGCCACAGAGGGGAATGAGCAGCAGGGGAAACCCTTCGTTGGCACCAAAGCTCCATGCCCAGCCACAGAGGGGTGTGAGGAGCAGGGGAACCCCTTCCttggctgctggggagcagcagctccctggctctggcctgccccatcccctcagCACCACCCTGGGCTGGCAGCGCGGCCGGGCTCGGGGTGTGCGGGGGGCCGGTGCCCgtcccggggctgggggcagcgctgccagggacTCACCATGTCCGTCCGGCTCCGGCGGGGTCCTCCGGCAGATGTCCCCGGTGCGGGACACGGGGAGGCTGCGGCTGCCCTGGAGCCGGCCGGCGGTGCTCCCGCGGGGCCCTGCGCTCGGtgcccggtgcccggtgccctgtgcccggtgcccggtgcccTGCGCTCTCCGTCCTGCGCTCCGTGCCCACGCCGCGCTCTCACTGGGGCAGGACCGCCCCGGCCCTCCTTAAAACCCACAAGGGGAGTTGTGAAACAGGAATTCTGGTTTGTATTGTAACCCAACACCGGTCTATCAGCAGCACCATCACCTGCGGTAATCTCCCGAGCATCTGCCACCGCGGGTGACTCACCTGCGGGGCTGCTGTCACCAAACAGCTTATCACAAGTGAACGGACTGatttttcctgctcctcctgatgATAAGAGGATCCACGGCCACCCCGCTCTTTGTCCGGCTCTTCCGCGTTGCGCGGGGTTGCTGTCAAAGCCAGGTTCGAGTAggtggaggaggaaaggagcCGAGCTGGTGCTCTGGGTCACTCGGGCTGCGTgtccccgccggggccgggTCACGGCTGGCAGGGCTGCGGGAAGTTAAAGGAAGGCAGGGGGTGCCCATGGCGGGTCACCCCAGGCTGCAAGGGGGGCATCGTGGGGTCATCTCGGGATGGCTGAGGGCCGCGGATCTGTGATTGTCCGGGAATAACCAATCCctctgggatggagctgcttgTCTTAGCCTGGCAGGATGGGAGGGGGGTTGAGGAGTGCAGGAGGCAGCGCCTGAGCGGATGAGGGTGGCCCGGGGAGCGGGCTGGGGTCGGGGAGGCTGCTGGCTGCGCTCTGCACACTCACGCCGGAGCTGCTGGGTGTGCAGGATGTGCCAAGCAGCTAATTACCCCTTGTCCCGTGGAAATGCAGCTTTCCCAacggccctgctgctgccagcgaCAGACTGCAGAGCACCCACGACCCgcagctcctcagggagctgtgccagggctgtgccagctcaccCTGCCAGCAGGGATCCTGCCCGCCcccacagcctggccagggatgcacctgtggctctgcaggtaAGGGGCACCCTCCCCATGCTCACACTGAGCatccagccccctgggaggggtGGGCACCTCAGCCCTCGCGGTCCCTGCGATGCCCGGAGGATGTGGGGTGCAGCCAGGGATGTGGGGTGCAGCCAGGGATGTATTGTTCTATGCTGCTGTGGCACATTTCAGCTCGAAGAACATTTCACGGGCTGcggcagtgggagctgggcaggccTCGGCTCCCTGGTGCACctggcaggtcctggcagcctCCCCAGAGCATCCCGGCGCCAGCCCCGCTGTGGTGGAAGGGAGAGCAGCCCGGGAGTGGCGGCACGGCGGAGCAACCAGTCCTCCCTTGGGGACCCGCAGGCTCTGAGGACCAGCTCGAGCGTGCGGGTGTTGTGTCACAGCCCCGCGCCTCCGGGGCTTTCCTTCCTGGAGTGCGGCTGCCACCCTCCCCTGCTCCGGGAGCCGGGCATGGCACAGCTTCCCGGGCTCCACGGGACAGCCCGGGCTGGCCCAGGGCTCCGAGGGCCCGTCCCTGAGCCGCACGGGCACACCCTCACCCTGTTCTCTCCAAGGCAAGG
Proteins encoded in this region:
- the TMPRSS4 gene encoding transmembrane protease serine 4, which encodes MDSASERLDGRGPCMRPKSSRASESFRRVGILVLAVVLTLACLVAIGFLVKIYLDHHYLFCKQPLKLVPLKQVCDGQLDCLQGEDEANCPQWVPEGPPAGARVSKDRSILQVLQRHTRTWSCVCHDHFTPALARAACEQMGYSSTPSFQGVEVSAGQPLPPREVVLSNGSLQVLEPGRKCLSGLVVSLFCSNCGQSVRTPRVLGGSPAAIEAWPWQVSLQYRKEHICGGSIIGPGWVLTAAHCFKNNPIIQSWRVKAGSDLLSGAASIAVEKVFLAEVTPASPKDNDIALVKLRSPVHDSDSTKPICLPYFDEELVPGTSLWVIGWGYTEEHGKLSERLQQAEVELIDERSCNLAAYHGDVTDRMLCAGLPQGGVDTCQGDSGGPLLYSGGHWQVVGIVSWGQGCGTPSTPGVYTSVRAYLDWISAVRRSEL